A genome region from Sphingomonas anseongensis includes the following:
- the pflB gene encoding formate C-acetyltransferase encodes MPTLIMEPEHKRGTQERPSFQSGLWTKDIDVRNFIQTNFTPYFGDGSFLTTATPRTRAIWKKLTDLFVEERKKGVLDVSQIPSSITAHDAGYIDRDNEVIVGLQTDAPLKRAIMPNGGLRMVTNALEAFGYTPDPQVVEIFTKYRKTHNAGVFDAYTADVRRCRKSHILTGLPDAYGRGRIIGDYRRVALYGVDRLIEEKKTEKSQLDQVWSTDETIRDREELSEQIRALGELKEMAAKYDFDISKPATSAKEAVQWLYFGYLAGVKEQNGAAMSLGRVSTFLDIFFERDLASRLITESEAQEIIDDFVMKLRIIRFLRTPEYDELFAGDPTWVTESIAGMGDDGRPLVTKTSFRFLQTLYNLGPAPEPNLTIWYSSQLPENFRRFTAKVAIDTSSIQFESDEIMRMAWGDDGAIACCVSPMLMGKQMQFFGARANLAKCLLYAINGGRDEISGDQVGPPTAPVEGDYLDFDDVLDRFEKMMGWLAEIYVSAMNVIHYMHDKYAYERVEMALHDYSPIRTMAFGIAGMSVVADSLSAIKYAKVKVIRDSSGLVVDYEVEGDFPKFGNNDNRVDYMAAWLVSTFMGKLRGHETYRNALHTQSVLTITSNVVYGKATGNTPDGRRKGEPFAPGANPMHGRDSHGIQASAASVAKIPYRDAQDGISLTTSLVPTGLGRTEKDRITNLTSILDRFFSVTGFHMNVNVLNRDTLVDAMDHPEKYPTLTIRVSGYAVNFVRLTREQQMDVINRTFHGE; translated from the coding sequence ATGCCGACCCTGATCATGGAGCCAGAACACAAGCGCGGGACCCAGGAACGCCCATCCTTCCAAAGCGGACTGTGGACGAAGGACATCGATGTCCGCAATTTCATCCAGACGAACTTCACGCCTTATTTCGGCGACGGCTCCTTCCTCACGACTGCGACTCCCCGCACCCGAGCTATCTGGAAGAAATTGACCGACCTTTTCGTCGAGGAGCGCAAGAAGGGCGTTCTCGACGTCTCGCAAATCCCAAGCTCGATCACGGCTCACGACGCCGGCTATATCGACCGCGACAACGAGGTGATCGTCGGGCTCCAGACGGACGCCCCCCTGAAGCGCGCGATCATGCCCAATGGCGGCCTGAGGATGGTCACCAACGCGCTCGAGGCGTTCGGCTACACGCCCGATCCCCAGGTCGTGGAGATTTTCACCAAATACAGGAAAACCCACAACGCGGGCGTCTTCGATGCCTACACCGCGGACGTCCGACGCTGCCGCAAATCACACATACTGACCGGTCTCCCCGATGCCTACGGGCGGGGGCGGATCATCGGCGATTATCGCCGCGTTGCCCTCTATGGCGTCGACCGCCTGATCGAGGAGAAAAAGACCGAGAAAAGCCAGCTCGACCAGGTGTGGTCGACGGACGAGACGATCCGCGACCGCGAGGAGCTTTCCGAACAGATTCGCGCACTTGGCGAACTGAAGGAAATGGCGGCCAAATACGACTTTGACATTTCGAAGCCGGCCACAAGCGCGAAGGAAGCCGTTCAGTGGCTCTATTTCGGCTATCTCGCCGGGGTGAAGGAGCAGAACGGAGCGGCGATGTCGCTCGGACGAGTGTCGACATTCCTCGACATCTTCTTCGAACGGGATCTCGCTTCGCGCCTGATCACCGAAAGCGAAGCCCAGGAGATCATCGACGATTTCGTGATGAAGCTGCGGATCATCCGCTTCCTTCGAACGCCCGAATATGACGAGCTATTCGCCGGAGATCCCACCTGGGTCACGGAGTCCATCGCGGGAATGGGGGATGACGGCCGCCCCCTCGTCACGAAGACGAGCTTCCGCTTCCTCCAGACGCTCTACAATCTCGGCCCTGCGCCCGAGCCTAACCTGACGATCTGGTATTCCTCGCAGCTTCCCGAGAACTTCCGCCGGTTCACGGCCAAGGTCGCGATCGACACGAGCTCGATCCAGTTCGAGAGCGACGAGATCATGCGGATGGCCTGGGGCGACGACGGCGCCATCGCCTGCTGCGTTTCGCCGATGCTGATGGGCAAGCAAATGCAGTTCTTCGGCGCCCGCGCGAACCTCGCAAAATGCCTGCTCTACGCAATCAACGGAGGGCGGGACGAGATCAGCGGGGATCAAGTCGGACCGCCGACCGCGCCGGTTGAAGGCGATTATCTGGATTTCGACGACGTCCTCGACCGGTTCGAGAAAATGATGGGCTGGCTGGCGGAGATCTACGTCAGCGCCATGAACGTCATCCACTACATGCACGACAAATATGCCTACGAGCGGGTCGAAATGGCGCTCCACGATTACTCGCCGATCCGGACGATGGCGTTCGGGATCGCGGGCATGTCCGTCGTCGCCGACAGCCTGTCCGCGATCAAATATGCGAAGGTCAAAGTCATCCGGGACAGCAGCGGTCTCGTCGTCGACTATGAAGTCGAGGGCGACTTTCCCAAGTTCGGGAACAACGACAACCGCGTCGATTATATGGCCGCCTGGCTGGTCAGCACGTTCATGGGGAAGCTTCGCGGGCACGAGACGTACCGCAACGCCCTCCACACGCAGTCGGTGCTGACGATCACGTCCAACGTCGTCTACGGCAAGGCCACCGGGAACACGCCTGACGGAAGGCGCAAGGGCGAGCCGTTTGCCCCCGGCGCAAACCCCATGCACGGGCGCGATAGCCACGGAATCCAGGCTTCGGCCGCCTCCGTGGCGAAAATCCCGTATCGCGACGCCCAGGACGGAATTTCGCTTACGACGAGTCTGGTGCCGACCGGGCTCGGCCGTACCGAAAAGGACCGGATCACAAACCTCACTTCGATCCTGGACCGCTTCTTCTCAGTCACTGGCTTTCACATGAACGTGAATGTGCTCAATCGCGACACCCTGGTCGACGCGATGGACCACCCGGAGAAATATCCGACCCTGACGATCCGGGTCTCCGGCTATGCCGTCAACTTCGTCCGCCTGACCCGCGAGCAGCAGATGGACGTGATCAACCGCACATTCCACGGGGAGTGA
- a CDS encoding phosphate acetyltransferase has protein sequence MSVLEVERPIARNTHDRFHSLIAKAAKHEPIKVAVAHPCDQVSLESAAAAAKMKLIQPILVGPEERIRAVASDHKIDISGFEIVDAKFSEDSASKAVELVREGRAEALMKGSLHTDELMGAVVKRDTGLRTARRISHCFVMDVPGHDQPLIITDAAVNIAPDLKAKVDITQNAIDLAHALGSKEVRVAILSAMESVNPDVPSTLEAAALCKMADRGQITGALLDGPLALDNAISTEAAAIKKIASPVAGRANVLVVPDLEAGNMLAKSLSFLADADSAGIVLGAKVPIILTSRADSETARLASCAVAQLVAASRRASASAAIQ, from the coding sequence ATGTCGGTGCTCGAGGTCGAGCGTCCAATCGCTCGCAACACTCATGACAGGTTTCATAGCCTTATTGCGAAGGCCGCCAAGCACGAGCCGATAAAGGTGGCCGTTGCCCACCCTTGCGACCAGGTGTCGCTGGAAAGTGCGGCCGCGGCGGCCAAGATGAAGCTGATCCAGCCGATCCTGGTCGGGCCGGAGGAGCGGATTCGCGCCGTTGCCTCGGACCACAAGATCGACATCAGCGGTTTCGAGATCGTCGATGCGAAGTTCAGCGAGGATTCGGCGAGCAAGGCCGTCGAGCTCGTTCGCGAGGGCCGCGCCGAAGCGCTGATGAAAGGCAGCCTTCATACCGACGAGCTGATGGGCGCTGTGGTCAAGCGCGACACCGGACTGCGCACGGCGAGGCGGATCAGCCATTGTTTCGTGATGGATGTGCCGGGCCATGACCAGCCGCTGATCATCACAGACGCCGCGGTGAACATTGCGCCCGACCTCAAGGCCAAGGTCGATATCACCCAGAATGCGATCGACCTGGCCCACGCGCTGGGCTCGAAGGAGGTGCGGGTCGCGATCCTGAGCGCGATGGAAAGCGTCAATCCGGACGTTCCGTCGACGCTGGAGGCGGCGGCGCTGTGCAAGATGGCCGATCGCGGCCAGATCACCGGTGCACTGCTGGATGGCCCGCTGGCGCTGGACAATGCGATCAGCACTGAGGCCGCGGCAATCAAGAAGATTGCGTCGCCGGTGGCGGGCCGGGCCAATGTCCTCGTGGTCCCGGACCTCGAAGCCGGCAACATGCTGGCAAAAAGCCTGTCCTTTCTCGCCGACGCCGATTCCGCCGGGATCGTCCTTGGCGCGAAGGTGCCGATCATCCTGACCAGCCGCGCCGACAGCGAAACGGCTCGCCTCGCATCATGCGCAGTCGCCCAGCTGGTCGCAGCCTCGCGCCGGGCTTCCGCGTCGGCAGCCATCCAGTAG
- the pflA gene encoding pyruvate formate-lyase-activating protein — MESNPPPTPLEASSPFEMRVSLGEGLPDTDVRSALKTGDMGFLHSFTTGSAVDGPGIRLVAWTTACMFRCKYCHNPDTWTLTNGIPVTLEQAIEEVRKYANGLRAIRGGFTLSGGEPLMQDRFAVRLFAAVQDMGVHTAIETNGYFGERLSDDELKTIDLVILDMKAIDRDQHRRVTGMHNDDILAFCDRLARLKRPMWLRYVLVPGLTDIPEEMAAVAKFGASLGVVQRAEILPFHQLGQYKWDRLGLEYSLADTKPPTDEQIAEAVRIFRAAGLAAD, encoded by the coding sequence GTGGAATCAAATCCGCCGCCCACTCCGCTGGAGGCCAGCTCGCCTTTTGAGATGCGCGTCAGCCTTGGCGAAGGCCTGCCAGACACGGATGTCCGCTCGGCGCTCAAGACCGGTGACATGGGATTCCTGCACAGCTTCACCACCGGTTCGGCGGTCGACGGGCCTGGAATTCGTCTCGTCGCCTGGACCACGGCTTGCATGTTTCGCTGCAAGTATTGCCACAACCCGGACACCTGGACCCTGACCAACGGAATCCCCGTGACCCTGGAGCAGGCGATCGAGGAGGTGCGCAAATACGCCAACGGTTTGAGGGCGATCCGTGGCGGGTTCACACTGTCGGGCGGCGAGCCGCTGATGCAGGATCGCTTTGCGGTGCGGCTGTTTGCTGCGGTACAGGACATGGGTGTCCACACCGCCATCGAGACCAATGGCTATTTCGGCGAGCGGCTTTCGGACGACGAGCTCAAGACCATCGACCTCGTCATTCTCGACATGAAGGCGATCGACCGGGACCAGCACCGGCGGGTCACCGGGATGCATAACGACGATATCCTCGCCTTCTGCGATCGCCTGGCGCGGCTCAAACGCCCAATGTGGCTTCGCTACGTCCTGGTTCCGGGACTGACCGACATTCCGGAAGAGATGGCGGCAGTCGCGAAGTTTGGAGCCTCCCTTGGCGTCGTCCAGCGTGCGGAAATCCTGCCGTTCCACCAGCTTGGCCAGTATAAATGGGACCGGCTGGGCCTCGAATACTCCCTCGCCGATACCAAGCCGCCCACGGATGAGCAGATTGCGGAAGCAGTGCGGATTTTCCGGGCCGCGGGGCTAGCTGCAGATTAG
- a CDS encoding MFS transporter produces the protein MSGPVTRSGATAAITAAWLLTAVFYFYQYSMRSAPAVMVPELTAAFGMSAVGIASLVGLFYYGYAPFSLVAGVAMDQLGPRKVVPLGAASVAIGAMLFSTGDPTLGSIGRFMQGAGGVFALIGAVYLVTAFMPVSSAATLVGVTQMFGMAGGSAGQFVVGPLIASGIAWDKFWFIAGVVGIPIALLLLLLIPKREVQEGASRQRRGLGPALSAMGTVFANPQSLLCGLIAGLFFIPTTIFDMVWGVRYLQEAHDLPYSVAVLRSAAVPFGWIIGCPLLGWITDRIGRRKPVIVGAGLVLLGTLALILFAPVGIFPPFSLALVAGIASGAAMIPYTIIKEANRPEHSGTATGVVNFLNFSMTAVLGPIFAGALIGASAGGDRQLGHYQEAFQPLLYGVVLAIALTLLLRETGPRARTAKAASALPAE, from the coding sequence ATGTCCGGGCCGGTCACGCGGTCGGGAGCGACGGCGGCAATCACCGCCGCCTGGCTCCTGACCGCAGTCTTCTATTTCTACCAATATTCGATGCGCTCGGCGCCCGCCGTCATGGTTCCGGAGCTCACGGCCGCCTTCGGGATGAGCGCCGTCGGCATCGCCTCTCTCGTCGGCCTTTTCTATTACGGCTACGCACCCTTCAGCCTGGTTGCGGGCGTCGCGATGGACCAGCTCGGGCCCCGCAAGGTCGTTCCCCTCGGGGCCGCCAGCGTGGCGATTGGCGCAATGCTGTTTTCAACCGGCGATCCGACGCTCGGAAGCATTGGCAGGTTCATGCAGGGTGCCGGCGGCGTGTTCGCGCTGATCGGGGCCGTTTACCTGGTAACGGCCTTCATGCCCGTGTCGAGCGCCGCGACGCTTGTCGGCGTCACGCAGATGTTCGGAATGGCAGGCGGCTCCGCCGGCCAGTTCGTCGTCGGCCCGCTGATCGCTTCCGGAATAGCGTGGGACAAGTTCTGGTTCATCGCCGGCGTCGTCGGCATCCCCATCGCACTCCTGCTGCTTCTGCTCATCCCGAAACGAGAGGTCCAGGAAGGTGCGTCCCGCCAGCGAAGGGGTCTCGGCCCGGCGCTGTCGGCGATGGGGACGGTGTTCGCGAATCCCCAGTCGCTGCTGTGCGGCCTGATCGCCGGGCTGTTCTTCATACCGACGACCATCTTCGACATGGTCTGGGGCGTTCGGTACCTGCAGGAAGCGCATGATCTGCCTTATTCGGTCGCGGTCCTGCGATCTGCCGCCGTCCCCTTCGGGTGGATCATCGGTTGCCCGCTCCTGGGTTGGATCACCGACCGGATCGGTCGCCGCAAGCCCGTGATCGTCGGCGCCGGGCTAGTCCTTCTTGGAACGCTGGCGCTGATCCTGTTCGCGCCGGTTGGCATATTCCCGCCGTTCAGCCTCGCCCTTGTCGCCGGGATCGCTTCCGGTGCGGCGATGATCCCGTACACGATCATCAAGGAAGCCAACCGGCCGGAGCACAGCGGCACGGCGACCGGAGTGGTCAACTTTCTCAACTTCTCGATGACGGCCGTCCTCGGCCCGATTTTCGCCGGCGCGCTGATTGGGGCGAGCGCAGGCGGGGACCGGCAGCTCGGTCATTATCAGGAGGCGTTCCAGCCGCTTCTCTATGGCGTGGTCCTCGCAATCGCCCTGACCCTGCTGCTTCGCGAAACCGGGCCGCGCGCACGGACAGCGAAGGCAGCTTCCGCACTCCCCGCCGAATGA
- a CDS encoding L-serine ammonia-lyase: protein MDSETRNPTAPVIPELDYSEPPTGSDRRAFMVRSAMATAIIAVGGTINPLFAQTPANAQPVKLDPNLNVVKQSKGPVMTLVDEFYKVGPGPSSSHTIGPMRITYDFYQRAIKLPQAELDQATALKVHLYGSLSATGKGHGTERAALAGLIGHEPATIDPVAVLDKMQAEPDKVYPVKLGTKTINASLKDIIYDATKGDFPHANTMTVKLMAGDKVLLEQEYYSVGGGFIEWKGYAPPEKHAPKYPYETMAQVIDYTKRDNISIAQLAMANETSISGRSEAEINAFLDKIIGAMRATVKTGLAAPTSTLPGPIKLKTKAGDVFRSAQAEAIPARKAIGMVSAAALAGSEENARGHLVITAPTGGSAGVMPAVLYSLDQAGAKVPDQKLREGLLAASVVGYLCKHHATLAAAEGGCQAEIGVASAMGAAMIGQALDAPPQVIANAAEGALEHHLGMTCDPVAGYVQIPCIERCAFGAVKSWTGYLIAKNEIPANRRVDFDSTVQALAITAKEMNSKYKETSEGGLAVSLTLC, encoded by the coding sequence ATGGACAGCGAGACTCGCAATCCCACCGCGCCGGTGATTCCGGAGCTCGACTATTCCGAACCCCCGACCGGCTCTGACCGCCGGGCGTTCATGGTGCGCAGCGCCATGGCCACGGCCATCATCGCGGTTGGCGGCACGATCAATCCGCTGTTCGCGCAGACTCCGGCCAATGCGCAGCCGGTCAAGCTCGACCCGAACCTGAATGTGGTGAAGCAGTCGAAGGGGCCGGTGATGACCCTGGTCGACGAATTCTACAAGGTCGGTCCCGGACCGTCCTCGTCGCACACGATCGGCCCGATGCGGATCACCTACGACTTTTACCAGCGGGCGATCAAACTGCCGCAGGCGGAGCTCGACCAGGCGACGGCACTCAAAGTCCATCTCTACGGCAGCCTAAGCGCGACCGGCAAAGGCCATGGCACGGAACGGGCGGCCCTTGCGGGGCTGATCGGTCATGAGCCCGCGACGATCGACCCGGTTGCCGTTCTCGACAAGATGCAGGCCGAGCCGGACAAGGTTTACCCGGTCAAGCTCGGAACCAAGACCATCAACGCGTCGCTCAAGGACATCATCTATGACGCGACCAAGGGCGATTTCCCGCACGCCAACACGATGACGGTCAAGTTGATGGCCGGCGACAAGGTCTTGCTGGAACAGGAATATTATTCGGTCGGAGGCGGATTCATCGAGTGGAAGGGTTATGCACCGCCCGAGAAGCACGCTCCGAAATATCCCTACGAAACGATGGCTCAGGTCATCGACTATACCAAGCGTGACAATATCTCGATCGCCCAGCTCGCAATGGCGAACGAGACGTCGATTTCCGGGCGCAGCGAAGCCGAGATCAACGCCTTTCTGGACAAGATTATTGGCGCGATGCGTGCAACAGTGAAGACGGGTCTCGCCGCCCCGACGTCCACTTTGCCCGGGCCAATCAAGCTCAAGACGAAGGCCGGGGACGTCTTCAGAAGCGCTCAGGCCGAGGCGATACCTGCCCGCAAAGCCATTGGAATGGTGTCGGCCGCCGCACTTGCAGGGTCCGAAGAAAATGCTCGCGGCCACTTGGTGATAACCGCGCCCACCGGCGGATCCGCAGGGGTCATGCCTGCGGTTCTCTATTCACTCGATCAAGCCGGCGCAAAAGTCCCTGACCAGAAGCTTCGCGAGGGGCTGCTGGCCGCATCGGTCGTCGGCTATCTGTGCAAGCACCACGCGACCCTGGCAGCTGCGGAGGGTGGCTGCCAGGCGGAAATCGGAGTCGCCTCGGCAATGGGAGCGGCGATGATCGGACAAGCGCTGGATGCGCCGCCGCAGGTCATCGCCAACGCCGCGGAAGGCGCGCTTGAGCACCATCTGGGAATGACCTGCGATCCGGTCGCCGGGTACGTGCAGATACCGTGCATCGAGCGTTGCGCATTCGGGGCGGTCAAATCCTGGACCGGCTATCTGATCGCCAAGAACGAGATTCCCGCCAACCGGCGCGTGGATTTCGATTCGACCGTGCAGGCCTTGGCCATCACCGCCAAGGAGATGAATTCGAAGTATAAGGAGACGTCGGAAGGCGGCCTCGCCGTGTCCCTGACGCTCTGCTGA